Proteins co-encoded in one Gammaproteobacteria bacterium genomic window:
- a CDS encoding tetratricopeptide repeat protein, whose product MSAYLRIILCMLFFSSTSYGMSWQDVWWRKDQQGMKLLKQGQNAQAAQTFEALPWKGVANYRAKNYDKAEEEFKQQTGFEGDYNLGNSLALQEKYPEAIEAYERAIKQNPKFEDAIYNRDLVKKIVEQQKANKQNPKDNKDNKDNKDNKDNKDNKDNKDNKDNKDNKDNKDNKDNKD is encoded by the coding sequence TCGCATTATTTTGTGTATGTTATTTTTTAGTAGCACTAGCTATGGAATGAGTTGGCAGGATGTGTGGTGGCGTAAAGATCAACAAGGGATGAAATTGTTGAAGCAAGGTCAAAACGCCCAAGCTGCGCAAACATTTGAAGCTCTCCCTTGGAAAGGAGTGGCAAACTACCGTGCTAAAAATTATGACAAGGCCGAGGAAGAGTTTAAACAACAAACGGGTTTCGAGGGTGATTATAACCTTGGAAATTCTTTGGCCCTTCAAGAAAAATATCCCGAAGCAATTGAGGCTTATGAGCGCGCGATAAAACAAAATCCCAAGTTTGAAGATGCCATTTATAATCGGGATTTAGTTAAGAAAATAGTGGAACAACAAAAAGCTAACAAGCAAAATCCTAAAGATAATAAAGATAATAAAGATAATAAAGATAATAAAGATAATAAAGATAATAAAGATAATAAAGATAATAAAGATAATAAAGATAATAAAGATAATAAAGATAATAAAGATAATAAAGAT